One segment of Candidatus Eisenbacteria bacterium DNA contains the following:
- a CDS encoding sulfatase-like hydrolase/transferase — MRVFWMGISRMRRYAGFSVIFGLLVVSGFWFALFGGCSRAPRRPNVLLIILDTTRADAIGAYGSSTAKTPHIDALAARGLLFKKMVTQNPYTLGSITTILTSLPPDLHGIRDNSNFKLAGEAETLAESFKAGGFATAAFVSAYPIRAETGIHQGFDLYDDDFSMGFPVFEIQFEPMKATRQGAERRGGETVSRAIEWLEPKRRGGNPFFLLVHLFDPHQPYDPPPPFQAEFRGNPYGGEVAYCDSLIGSLLGRLEQQDLLNSTIVAVVSDHGEAFHEHEEVGHGFLLYETTMRVPWIMAGPQIPAASIEGTARLIDVAPTLMGACGLKIPAMFQGDNLMSELAVAAAGSTIRLSERPTYFETYYPRMTHHWSELLGWRDGPWKYIRGPRPELFNLERDPDEALDLYHQERAKAAELSAAMDDYLQRSSPYRLSPLAEAPDAETMEKLRSLGYLGGSTPERAIERPGWECGLPDPKDAIGAWNLRQEANAFLRIALVQFQAGQFEKALEWADRSLASDESRMDALMVRAKSLAALNRLDEAHDSFEKLLRHQPEDAAAWSGFGIVQDRLGRPARAEEAFVKSIELDSTLSDAHFNMGSLLIRQGRIREAVPYYEAVRRLQPEDASLRADLARLYMSLEKVQDMESVLEEGYATDPRHPGILLLLAQLRIHQGNLGEGRQLLERYLELYPERPDAPEVRTLLASLGDES, encoded by the coding sequence ATGAGAGTGTTTTGGATGGGAATCTCCCGGATGAGGCGATATGCCGGATTCTCTGTGATCTTTGGGCTCCTTGTTGTCTCGGGATTCTGGTTTGCGCTGTTCGGCGGATGCAGCCGGGCGCCGCGGCGTCCAAACGTTCTACTGATCATTCTCGATACGACGCGGGCCGATGCGATCGGCGCCTATGGCTCATCCACGGCGAAGACGCCCCACATCGACGCTCTCGCCGCCCGGGGTCTTCTTTTTAAAAAAATGGTCACACAGAATCCCTACACCCTGGGATCCATTACCACCATCCTCACCTCCCTGCCGCCCGACCTGCACGGGATACGGGACAACTCGAATTTTAAACTGGCGGGGGAGGCTGAAACGCTTGCCGAAAGTTTTAAGGCCGGCGGCTTTGCAACAGCGGCTTTTGTCTCGGCCTATCCCATTCGCGCGGAAACGGGGATCCATCAGGGTTTCGATCTTTATGATGATGATTTTTCAATGGGATTTCCCGTCTTTGAAATTCAGTTTGAGCCGATGAAGGCGACGCGCCAGGGAGCGGAACGGCGGGGAGGTGAAACGGTCTCGCGCGCCATCGAATGGCTCGAGCCCAAGCGGCGCGGCGGGAATCCCTTCTTTCTGCTGGTTCATCTCTTCGATCCCCACCAGCCGTATGATCCGCCACCCCCCTTCCAAGCAGAATTCCGGGGCAATCCCTATGGAGGCGAGGTGGCCTACTGCGATTCGCTGATCGGATCTTTGCTCGGCCGGCTGGAACAACAAGATTTGTTAAACTCCACCATCGTGGCGGTTGTTTCCGATCACGGCGAAGCCTTTCACGAACATGAAGAAGTCGGCCACGGCTTTCTGCTCTACGAGACGACCATGAGGGTTCCCTGGATCATGGCCGGACCGCAGATTCCAGCGGCCTCGATCGAGGGGACGGCGCGTTTGATCGATGTCGCCCCGACCCTGATGGGCGCCTGTGGTTTGAAAATCCCCGCCATGTTCCAGGGGGACAATTTGATGAGCGAACTTGCGGTCGCGGCCGCCGGGTCGACAATCCGCCTGTCTGAGAGGCCGACCTACTTCGAAACCTATTATCCGCGCATGACCCACCACTGGAGCGAATTGCTGGGATGGCGCGACGGGCCGTGGAAATATATCCGCGGACCGCGGCCGGAATTGTTCAACCTCGAGCGCGATCCCGATGAGGCGCTGGATCTGTATCACCAAGAACGGGCGAAGGCGGCGGAGCTATCCGCCGCGATGGACGATTATCTTCAGCGCAGCAGTCCGTATCGGCTCTCGCCGCTTGCTGAAGCGCCCGATGCGGAGACGATGGAGAAGCTCCGGAGCCTCGGGTATCTCGGCGGCTCCACGCCGGAGAGGGCGATCGAGCGGCCCGGCTGGGAATGCGGCCTTCCCGATCCGAAGGATGCCATCGGAGCGTGGAATCTCCGCCAGGAAGCCAATGCCTTCCTGCGGATCGCTTTGGTTCAGTTCCAGGCCGGGCAGTTCGAAAAGGCCTTGGAATGGGCCGACCGCTCCCTCGCATCCGACGAAAGCCGGATGGATGCTCTTATGGTGCGGGCCAAGTCATTGGCCGCCCTGAACCGGCTCGATGAAGCGCATGACAGCTTCGAGAAGCTGCTCCGCCATCAGCCGGAGGATGCGGCCGCTTGGAGCGGGTTCGGCATTGTTCAAGATCGCCTTGGGAGACCGGCGCGCGCGGAGGAGGCCTTTGTAAAAAGCATCGAACTCGATTCCACTTTATCCGATGCCCATTTCAATATGGGTTCCCTGTTGATCCGGCAGGGTCGGATCCGGGAGGCGGTTCCCTACTATGAGGCGGTTCGCCGCCTGCAGCCGGAGGATGCCTCATTGCGGGCCGATCTTGCGCGGCTCTATATGAGTCTGGAAAAGGTGCAGGATATGGAATCGGTTCTGGAAGAGGGATATGCGACGGATCCCCGGCATCCCGGGATCTTGCTCCTGCTGGCGCAACTTCGAATCCACCAGGGGAATCTGGGGGAGGGCAGGCAGCTATTGGAAAGGTATCTGGAACTCTATCCCGAACGGCCTGACGCGCCCGAGGTCAGGACATTGTTGGCAAGCCTGGGGGATGAATCCTAA
- a CDS encoding ribonuclease HI has translation MNLSNDIELRRLLGLSSTPPDPVVLAGEGWATAAFDGGCKPNPGPGGWGALLPDGRELKGGALQTTNNRMELTAAIRLLESTKGPIRLLGDSSYVIRGVTEWLPAWIRRGWLKADGAPVENRDLWERLSQLIKGRPLKWEFVRGHRGHPMNERCDQLATQAREEMMGGG, from the coding sequence ATGAATCTCTCCAATGATATCGAACTCCGCCGCTTGCTGGGCTTATCCTCCACCCCGCCCGATCCGGTGGTGTTGGCCGGGGAGGGATGGGCCACCGCCGCCTTCGATGGCGGATGCAAACCCAACCCGGGACCCGGCGGTTGGGGCGCACTTCTCCCGGACGGCCGTGAGCTGAAGGGCGGCGCCCTTCAGACGACAAATAACCGCATGGAACTGACGGCGGCCATCAGGCTCCTGGAATCGACAAAGGGGCCGATCCGCCTGCTGGGTGACAGCTCGTATGTTATCCGGGGCGTGACGGAGTGGTTGCCGGCCTGGATTCGCCGGGGTTGGCTGAAGGCGGATGGCGCACCGGTGGAGAACCGGGACCTCTGGGAACGGCTGTCGCAACTCATCAAAGGCCGCCCGCTGAAATGGGAGTTCGTCCGGGGCCACCGCGGCCATCCGATGAATGAGCGCTGCGACCAGCTCGCGACCCAGGCGCGCGAAGAGATGATGGGCGGCGGCTGA